From a single Notolabrus celidotus isolate fNotCel1 chromosome 7, fNotCel1.pri, whole genome shotgun sequence genomic region:
- the LOC117815651 gene encoding phospholipid-transporting ATPase ABCA1-like isoform X1, producing the protein MAVSTQLGLLLWKNFTYRRRQTIQLLIEIIWPLFIFFILISVRIHYPPYEQHECHFPNKAMPSAGTLPWVQGIICNANNPCFRNPTPGESPGVVGNFNDSIISRLLIDAKKILLYSQNDKSYEGYKGLLRALRKLQKNTARFKLKDFLRDNETLSHFLHHNASLPRHALKQIVEADVNLEKVLTKGFGFHLRDLCNATPLEEFVHIADSNVSRLTQDIICKSSSDWLDQAQSHFLSNLDFLKPVRKDVRADPKVVQEVSAATDNLLQNMGALAVELASMKSWKDMRKEILYLTANATGSPNQMYQAVSRIVCGHPEGGGLKIKSLNWYEDNNYKALFGNHGNSSDSEPLSAYDNSSTPYCNSMMRNLESSPISRMIWRALKPLLMGKILYTPDTPATQRIIHEVNKTFQELGVLRDLGGMWEEMRPKIWTFMEHSEEMDLVRTLLQNNASAAFFNAQLSGTDWKVSDVSNFLSKVSEDQRPAGSAYTWREVFNETDQAIQTISRFMECVNLDKLEPVADEERLVNKSMGLLDNQKFWAGIVFPDIARTNSTDLPPNVNYKIRMDIDNVERTNKIKDGYWDPGPRADPFEDLRYIWGGFSYLQDVIEHGIIRAVTGSKEKTGIYIQQMPYPCYVDDIFLRVMSRSMPLFMTLAWMYSVAIIIKGVVYEKEARLKETMRIMGLNNGTLWLSWFISSLIPLLISAGLLVMLLKMGNLLPYSDPGVVFLFLGSFGVVTIMQCFLISTMFSRANLAAACGGIIYFTLYLPYVLCVAWQDYVGFGAKVLVSLLSPVAFGFGCEYFALFEEQGVGIQWSNLLASPLEEDSYNLTTSICLMLFDAVLYGIMTWYIEAVFPGQYGIPRPWYFPFTRTYWCGEKENFNLSTPLSKKGNADAVCIEEEPSHIEPGVYIENLVKVYSHGNKLAVDGLSLRFYNGQITSFLGHNGAGKTTTMSILTGLFPPTSGTAYILGKDIRTELSTIRQNLGVCPQHNVLFSMLTVEEHIWFYARLKGLPEEKVKAEMEQIVNDVGLPHKRTSRTSTLSGGMQRKLSVALAFVGGSKVVILDEPTAGVDPYARRGIWDLLLKYRQGRTIILSTHHMDEADILGDRIAIISHGKLCCVGSSLFLKTQLGTGYYLTLVKRDYDLTLQSCRNSASTVSYCKKAEKEDSVSESSSDAGLGSEPESETTTIDVSLISNVIFKHVSEARLVEDLGHEITYILPYQSAKDGAFVELFHELDDRLTDLGISSYGISDTTLEEIFLKVAEDSGVDAVELSDGVVPTRTRRHHAFGDHQSCLKPFTEDDFDFNDSEGDPESRETDWLSGTDGKGSFQVKGWSLKRQQFVALLWKRFLYARRSRKGFFAQIVLPAVFVCIALVFSLIVPPFGKYPSLALDPGMYGEQFNFISNDLPEDPHINKLLGALTNHPGFGTRCMEGEPTPDTPCTVLEDEWSIPEVSESVQDLFDRGNWSMEDPSPLCECSCEGRKRMLPECPAGAGGLPPPQMKISEKDTLQNLTGRNISDYLVKTYAQIIGKSLKNKIWVNEFRYGGFSLGARSSQLLSHTDNIDDAIAQLRRRFRLERGTAADRFFHSLSNFIQGLDTKNNVKIWFNNKGWHSIGSFLNVMNNGILRASLKGGKDPAKFGITAFNHPLNLTKEQLSQVALMTTSVDVLVSICVIFAMSFVPASFVVFLIQERVNKAKHMQFISGVQPFLYWLANFVWDMCNYIVPATLVIIIFMCFQQDAYVSSTNLPVLALLLLLYGWSITPLMYPASFFFKIPSTAYVVLTSVNILIGINGSVSTFVLELFGSNEIGGINDILKNVFLIFPHFCLGRGLIDMVKNQAMADALERFGENRFRSPLAWDMVGKNLFAMAIEGVIFFTITVLIQYRFCIKARSSTSHLKPIGEEDEDVARERQRILSGGGQTDILELRQLTKIYKRKQKPAVDRLCVGIPPGECFGLLGVNGAGKTSTFKMLTGDSLVTNGEAYLAGKSVNTEIDEVHQNMGYCPQFDAINDLLTGREHLEFYAILRGVPEKEVCEVAEWGIRKLGLVKYVDKSAGSYSGGNMRKLSTAIALIGGPPVVFLDEPTTGMDPKARRALWNAILSIIKEGRSVVLTSHSMEECEALCTRMAIMVNGRFRCLGSVQHLKNRFGDGYTIILRVAGPDPDLRPVMEFIERELPGSTLKEKHRNMLQYQLPSSLTSLARIFSLLSTNKETLSIEDYSVSQTTLDQVFVNFAKDQSDEDHLKDVHLNKRDAVVVDISKLNSFLTDDKTRESCV; encoded by the exons GTTTCAAGCTAAAAGATTTTCTCCGGGACAATGAGACCCTCTCCCACTTCCTGCACCACAACGCCTCTCTTCCTCGTCACGCGCTGAAGCAGATCGTGGAGGCTGACGTGAATCTGGAGAAG GTCCTGACTAAAGGGTTCGGCTTCCACCTCCGAGACCTCTGTAACGCCACCCCTCTGGAGGAGTTCGTCCACATAGCTGACAGCAACGTGTCCCGCCTGACTCAAGACATCATCTGCAAGTCCTCCAGTGATTGGCTGGACCAAGCACAGAGCCACTTCCTGTCCAACCTTGACTTTCTCAAACCAGTTCGG AAAGATGTAAGGGCCGACCCCAAAGTGGTCCAGGAGGTCTCAGCTGCCACCGACAATCTTCTGCAGAATATGGGAGCACTGGCCGTGGAG CTTGCCAGCATGAAAAGTTGGAAGGATATGCGTAAGGAGATCCTGTACCTGACCGCAAACGCCACAGGCTCCCCGAACCAGATGTACCAGGCTGTGTCACGTATCGTGTGCGGACACCCGGAGGGAGGTGGACTCAAAATCAAGTCTCTCAACTGGTACGAAGACAACAACTACAAGGCCTTGTTTGGAAATCATGGCAACAGCAGCGACAGTGAACCTCTCTCTGCGTACGACAACTCCTCAA CACCTTATTGTAACAGCATGATGAGGAACCTGGAGTCCAGCCCCATTTCAAGGATGATCTGGAGAGCCTTGAAGCCTCTGCTCATGGGGAAGATCCTGTACACCCCTGATACCCCTGCAACACAGAGAATCATCCACGAG gtgaaTAAGACCTTCCAGGAGCTCGGCGTGCTCAGGGACCTAGGAGGGATGTGGGAGGAGATGAGACCCAAAATCTGGACCTTCATGGAGCACAGTGAGGAAATGGATTTGGTCAGG ACTTTACTTCAGAACAACGCCAGCGCCGCCTTCTTCAACGCCCAGCTCAGTGGGACTGACTGGAAAGTGTCAGATGTGTCCAACTTTCTGTCCAAGGTCTCAGAGGACCAAAGGCCGGCAGGATCGGCCTACACGTGGAGGGAAGTGTTCAACGAGACCGATCAGGCCATACAGACCATCTCTCGCTTCATGGAG TGTGTGAACCTGGACAAGCTGGAGCCCGTAGCCGATGAGGAGCGGCTCGTCAACAAGTCCATGGGTCTGTTGGACAACCAGAAGTTCTGGGCTGGGATTGTGTTTCCTGACATCGCGCGCACTAACAGCACCGACCTTCCTCCCAACGTCAACTACAAGATCCGCATGGACATCGACAACGTGGAGAGGACCAACAAGATCAAGGACGG CTATTGGGACCCTGGTCCCAGGGCAGACCCCTTTGAGGACCTTCGATACATCTGGGGCGGATTCTCTTACCTGCAGGACGTCATCGAGCACGGCATCATCAGAGCCGTCACCGGGAGCAAAGAGAAGACAGGCATCTACATCCAGCAGATGCCTTACCCCTGTTATGTGGATGACAT CTTCCTGCGCGTGATGAGCCGCTCCATGCCACTCTTCATGACCCTGGCGTGGATGTACTCGGTCGCCATCATCATAAAGGGCGTCGTGTACGAGAAGGAGGCGCGTCTGAAGGAGACGATGAGGATAATGGGACTGAACAACGGCACCCTCTGGCTCAGCTGGTTCATCAGCAGCTTGATCCCTCTGCTCATCAGCGCCGGCTTGTTGGTGATGTTATTAAAG ATGGGGAACCTTCTCCCGTACAGTGACCCAGGAGTGGTGTTCCTCTTCCTGGGCTCCTTCGGGGTCGTCACCATCAtgcagtgtttcctcatcagCACCATGTTCTCTCGTGCCAACCTGGCTGCAGCCTGCGGCGGCATTATCTACTTCACCCTCTACCTGCCGTATGTGCTGTGTGTGGCCTGGCAGGACTACGTGGGCTTTGGAGCTAAAGTGTTGGTG agcCTGCTGTCTCCTGTGGCTTTCGGTTTCGGATGCGAGTACTTCGCCTTGTTTGAGGAGCAGGGGGTCGGGATCCAGTGGTCCAACCTGCTGGCGAGCCCTCTGGAGGAGGACAGCTACAACCTGACCACGTCTATCTGCCTCATGCTGTTTGACGCCGTGCTGTACGGAATAATGACCTGGTACATCGAAGCTGTCTTCCCTG GTCAGTACGGGATCCCCAGGCCCTGGTATTTCCCTTTCACCAGGACTTACTGGTGCGGAGAGAAGGAGAACTTCAACCTCTCCACACCTCTGTCCAAGAAGGGCAACGCTGACG CTGTGTGCATCGAGGAGGAGCCCAGCCACATCGAGCCAGGAGTCTACATCGAGAACCTGGTGAAGGTCTACAGCCATGGAAACAAGCTTGCAGTGGACGGACTGTCCCTGAGGTTCTACAACGGACAGATCACCTCCTTCCTGGGCCACAACGGAGCCGGCAAGACCACAACGAT GTCAATCCTGACTGGCTTGTTCCCACCCACCTCTGGAACCGCCTACATCCTCGGCAAAGACATCCGCACTGAGCTCAGCACCATCCGGCAGAACCTGGGCGTCTGTCCCCAACACAACGTCCTTTTCAGCAT GCTGACAGTCGAGGAACACATTTGGTTCTACGCCCGTCTGAAGGGTCTGCCCGAGGAGAAGGTGAAGGCTGAGATGGAGCAGATTGTGAACGATGTCGGACTGCCTCACAAGCGAACGTCCCGTACGAGCACGCTGTCTG GAGGGATGCAGAGGAAGCTTTCAGTGGCTTTGGCTTTTGTCGGCGGCTCAAAGGTCGTGATCCTGGATGAACCGACTGCTGGGGTTGATCCTTATGCACGCAGAGGGATCTGGGACCTCCTGCTCAAATACAGACAAG GCCGCACCATCATCCTGTCCACTCACCACATGGACGAGGCCGACATCCTCGGTGACCGCATCGCCATCATTTCCCACGGTAAGCTGTGCTGCGTGGGCTCCTCGCTCTTCCTGAAGACTCAGCTGGGAACAGGCTACTACCTGACCCTCGTCAAGAGAGACTACGACCTGACGCTTCAGTCCTGCAGGAACTCTGCCAGCACCGTGTCCTACTGCAAGAAGGCCGAGAAG GAGGACAGTGTGTCCGAGAGCAGCTCGGATGCAGGACTAGGCAGCGAACCAGAGAGTGAAACCACCACTATCG aCGTGTCCCTCATCTCCAACGTGATTTTCAAGCACGTCTCTGAGGCTCGCCTGGTTGAGGATCTCGGTCATGAGATCACGTACATCTTGCCCTACCAGTCCGCTAAAGACGGAGCCTTTGTTGAGCTCTTCCACGAGCTGGACGACAGACTCACCGACCTTGGAATCTCTAGTTACGGAATATCTGACACCACGTTGGAAGAG ATCTTCCTGAAAGTGGCTGAGGACAGTGGAGTCGATGCAGTTGAGCTTTCAG ATGGAGTCGTGCCCACCAGGACTCGTCGCCATCACGCCTTTGGAGACCACCAGAGCTGCCTGAAGCCCTTCACCGAAGACGACTTTGACTTCAATGACTCTGAAGGTGACCCAG AATCTCGTGAGACGGACTGGCTCAGTGGAACAGATGGCAAAGGTTCATTTCAGGTCAAAGGCTGGAGTCTGAAGAGGCAGCAGTTTGTCGCACTTCTCTGGAAACGATTCCTCTACGCCCGGCGCTCCAGGAAAGGATTCTTCGCTCAG ATCGTTCTCCCGGCTGTGTTCGTGTGCATCGCTCTGGTGTTCAGTCTCATCGTTCCTCCTTTTGGAAAGTACCCAAGTCTGGCTCTGGACCCCGGCATGTACGGAGAACAGTTTAACTTCATCAG TAACGACCTTCCTGAAGACCCTCACATCAACAAACTACTAGGAGCTCTCACAAATCATCCAGGATTCGGAACCCGCTGCATGGAAGGAGAGCCCACACC GGACACTCCCTGTACGGTGTTAGAGGACGAATGGTCCATCCCTGAAGTCTCTGAAAGTGTGCAGGACCTGTTCGACAGAGGAAACTGGTCCATGGAAGATCCGTCCCCCCTGTGCGAGTGCAGCTGTGAGGGACGCAAGAGGATGTTGCCAGAGTGTCCGGCGGGTGCTGGGGGACTTCCTCCACCGCAG ATGAAGATCAGCGAGAAAGATACTCTTCAGAATCTGACCGGCAGAAACATCTCAGACTACCTGGTTAAGACCTACGCTCAGATCATCGGCAAGAG TTTGAAGAACAAGATCTGGGTCAACGAGTTCAG ATACGGCGGCTTCTCGCTCGGCGCCAGGAGTTCTCAGCTTCTGTCCCACACGGACAATATCGACGACGCAATCGCTCAGCTGAGGAGACGCTTCCGTCTGGAGAGA GGAACGGCTGCAGATCGTTTCTTCCACAGTCTCTCCAACTTTATCCAAGGACTGGACACCAAGAACAACGTCAAG ATCTGGTTCAACAACAAAGGCTGGCACAGCATCGGCTCTTTCCTCAACGTGATGAACAACGGCATCCTGCGGGCGAGCCTGAAAGGTGGCAAAGACCCGGCCAAGTTCGGCATCACGGCCTTCAATCACCCGCTCAACCTGACCAAGGAGCAGCTGTCACAAGTCGCGCT GATGACAACATCAGTCGATGTGCTAGTTTCCATCTGCGTGATCTTCGCCATGTCCTTCGTCCCCGCCAGTTTTGTGGTCTTCCTCATCCAAGAGAGAGTGAACAAGGCCAAGCACATGCAGTTCATCAGCGGCGTGCAGCCTTTCCTCTACTGGCTCGCCAACTTTGTCTGGGATATG TGTAACTACATCGTCCCTGCCACGctcgtcatcatcatctttatgtGTTTCCAACAAGACGCCTACGTCTCCTCCACCAACCTGCCCGTCCtggccctgctgctgctgctctacgG CTGGTCCATCACTCCTCTGATGTACCCGGCCTCATTCTTCTTCAAGATCCCCAGCACGGCCTACGTGGTCCTGACCagcgtcaacatactgataggAATCAACGGGAGCGTCTCCACCTTCGTCCTGGAGCTCTTTGGAAGCAAT GAAATTGGTGGCATCAACGACATCTTGAAAAACGTGTTCCTCATCTTCCCTCACTTCTGTCTGGGTCGAGGTTTGATCGACATGGTGAAGAACCAGGCCATGGCTGACGCTTTGGAGAGATTTG GTGAAAACCGGTTCCGCTCCCCTCTGGCGTGGGACATGGTGGGGAAAAACCTGTTCGCAATGGCGATAGAGGGAGTGATCTTCTTCACCATCACAGTCCTCATCCAGTACCGCTTCTGCATCAAGGCCAGGTCGTCCACCAGTCACCTGAAGCCCATTggagaagaagacgaagacGTGGCCAGAGAGCGGCAGAGGATCCTGAGCGGAGGGGGACAGACGGACATCCTGGAGCTCAGGCAGCTCACCAAGATCTACAAGAGGAAACAGAAGCCAGCAGTGGACAGGCTGTGTGTGGGCATCCCCCCCGGAGAG TGCTTTGGTTTGCTGGGAGTGAACGGCGCAGGGAAAACCAGCACCTTTAAAATGCTGACAGGAGACTCTTTGGTCACCAACGGAGAGGCTTACCTCGCCGGCAAGAG TGTGAACACAGAAATAGACGAGGTGCATCAGAACATGGGTTACTGCCCTCAGTTTGACGCCATCAACGACCTGCTGACGGGCAGAGAACACCTCGAGTTTTACGCCATCCTGAGAGGAGTACCGGAGAAGGAAGTCTGTGAG GTGGCAGAGTGGGGCATCAGGAAGCTGGGCTTGGTCAAATATGTGGACAAATCAGCGGGCAGCTACAGCGGAGGCAACATGAGGAAACTCTCCACCGCCATCGCTCTGATCGGAGGACCTCCTGTGGTCTTTCTG GATGAGCCCACAACAGGCATGGACCCAAAAGCACGACGGGCTCTGTGGAACGCCATCCTGAGCATCATCAAAGAGGGACGGTCTGTGGTCCTGACCTCTCACAG catGGAGGAGTGTGAAGCTCTCTGCACCAGGATGGCCATCATGGTCAACGGCAGGTTCCGCTGTTTGGGCAGCGTGCAGCATCTCAAAAACAG ATTCGGCGATGGTTACACAATCATCCTGCGGGTGGCGGGTCCAGACCCTGACCTCCGGCCAGTGATGGAGTTCATCGAGCGGGAGCTTCCTGGCAGCACGTTGAAAGAAAAACATCGCAACATGCTGCAGTATCAGCtgccctcctccctcacctcccTCGCCCGCATCTTTTCCCTGCTCTCCACGAACAAGGAGACGCTCAGCATAGAGGACTACTCCGTCTCCCAGACTACTCTAGACCAA GTGTTTGTAAACTTTGCCAAGGACCAAAGTGACGAGGACCATTTGAAAGACGTCCACCTGAACAAGAGGGACGCTGTGGTAGTGGACATTTCCAAGCTGAACTCTTTCCTAACGGATGACAAGACCAGAGAGAGCTGTGTCTGA